A window from Herbaspirillum sp. meg3 encodes these proteins:
- the bla gene encoding class A beta-lactamase, whose product MIARRQFLTLAGLALSGTATGVFAAGNKELKKSMGSSSIVSQLAKLEASVGGRLGVDIIDSATQRRWGYRADERFPMCSTFKFLASAAVLKRVDAGQEQLDRRIIYGNDVLVSYSPTTSKHVGGDGLTLGQLCEAALTLSDNTAANLILKSLGGLEPFNKFIKSLGDKQTRLDRFETELNTAIPGDPRDTTTPAAMSDNLQHVLLGDVLSPSSRAQLIAWMRSNKTGDRRVRAGMQHGWTVGDKTGSGDYGTTNTIAIIWPPQGKPLLASIYLTRTKAPEDQRNAVLAEVGKIIVGLDR is encoded by the coding sequence ATGATTGCGAGAAGACAATTTCTTACGCTGGCCGGGCTGGCATTGAGTGGTACCGCCACGGGCGTTTTTGCAGCAGGGAATAAAGAACTAAAAAAATCTATGGGCTCGTCCTCAATCGTTTCTCAGCTGGCGAAGCTGGAAGCAAGCGTCGGCGGCCGTCTCGGCGTGGATATTATTGACAGCGCCACGCAGCGTCGCTGGGGTTATCGGGCGGATGAACGCTTCCCGATGTGCAGCACTTTCAAGTTCCTGGCATCTGCCGCCGTCCTCAAGCGTGTCGACGCCGGACAAGAGCAGCTCGACCGCCGCATCATTTACGGCAATGACGTACTGGTGTCGTATTCGCCAACGACCAGCAAGCATGTCGGTGGCGACGGCCTGACGCTGGGGCAATTGTGCGAGGCCGCGCTGACACTGAGCGACAACACCGCGGCCAACCTGATCCTCAAAAGCCTCGGCGGGCTGGAGCCGTTCAACAAGTTCATCAAATCGCTGGGTGACAAGCAGACCCGGCTGGATCGCTTCGAGACCGAGCTCAATACTGCCATTCCCGGCGATCCGCGCGACACCACCACACCTGCTGCCATGAGCGATAACCTGCAACACGTCTTGCTGGGCGACGTGCTGTCGCCATCGTCGCGCGCGCAACTGATCGCATGGATGCGCAGCAACAAGACCGGCGACCGCCGTGTGCGTGCCGGCATGCAGCATGGATGGACGGTGGGCGACAAGACCGGCTCGGGGGACTACGGCACGACCAACACCATCGCCATCATCTGGCCACCGCAAGGCAAGCCCTTGCTGGCGTCGATCTACCTGACCAGAACCAAGGCGCCCGAGGATCAGCGCAATGCCGTGTTGGCCGAAGTAGGCAAGATCATCGTCGGTCTTGATCGTTGA
- a CDS encoding gamma-glutamylcyclotransferase — protein sequence MSDNTISRNKAMTKFDQHDSVWLFGYGSLIFKADFPFIERRPAHIVGWSRRFWQGSHDHRGTVQAPGRVVTLIQDEGATCAGMAYLITPEVFDHLDYREKNGYLRLSTDIIFEDHSSAEGLIYIATEENAAFLGPAPEHDIARQIAVAEGPSGRNADYLLGLAVALRELGKEDAHVFEIERHLQLLNAINQDKE from the coding sequence ATGTCCGACAACACCATCTCCCGCAACAAAGCCATGACCAAGTTCGACCAGCATGACAGCGTGTGGCTGTTCGGCTATGGCTCACTGATCTTCAAGGCAGATTTTCCGTTCATCGAGCGTCGCCCCGCCCATATCGTGGGCTGGAGCCGCCGCTTCTGGCAAGGCTCGCATGACCATCGCGGTACCGTACAGGCGCCGGGGCGTGTGGTGACATTGATCCAGGATGAGGGAGCAACCTGCGCGGGCATGGCGTACCTGATCACGCCGGAAGTATTCGACCATCTGGACTACCGCGAAAAGAACGGCTATCTGCGTCTGTCGACCGACATCATTTTTGAGGATCACAGCAGCGCAGAAGGATTGATCTATATCGCGACCGAAGAGAATGCTGCTTTCCTCGGTCCGGCCCCGGAGCACGACATAGCACGCCAGATCGCCGTTGCAGAAGGCCCCAGCGGGCGCAATGCCGACTACCTGCTCGGCCTCGCCGTCGCTTTACGCGAACTGGGCAAAGAGGATGCCCACGTGTTTGAAATCGAACGGCATCTGCAACTGCTCAACGCCATCAATCAGGACAAAGAATAG
- a CDS encoding LysR family transcriptional regulator — MHLPLNALRAFEVAARHLSFTHAADELNVTQTAVSMQVKNLEERMGVALFRRLPRGLALTDEGLALLPVLAESFERISNVLGQFENGQMREVLTLGVVGTFAVGWLMPRLREFQKTNPFVDLRLLTNNNRVDLAGEGLDYAIRFGDGAWHGTDADRLFAAPLSPMCAPAIAPRLRRPQDLASETLLRSYRTDEWNSWFAAAATPCPPIRGFVFDSSLTMAEAVAQQAGVALLPVNMFERELREGRLACPFDISISHGAYWLTRLKSKQPTPAMLAFQNWLLAHAAEVEATSD, encoded by the coding sequence ATGCACCTACCCCTCAATGCTTTACGTGCCTTCGAAGTGGCGGCCCGCCATCTGAGCTTTACCCACGCTGCAGACGAACTCAACGTCACCCAGACGGCCGTCAGCATGCAGGTCAAAAATCTGGAGGAGCGCATGGGCGTGGCCTTGTTTCGCCGCTTGCCGCGCGGTCTGGCACTCACGGACGAAGGCCTGGCGCTGCTGCCGGTGCTGGCGGAATCGTTCGAACGCATCAGCAACGTGCTCGGCCAATTCGAGAACGGGCAGATGCGTGAAGTGCTGACGCTGGGCGTGGTCGGCACCTTTGCCGTCGGCTGGCTGATGCCGCGGCTGCGCGAGTTTCAGAAGACCAATCCTTTCGTCGATTTGCGTCTGCTGACCAACAACAACCGCGTTGACCTGGCCGGCGAAGGACTCGATTACGCCATTCGCTTCGGTGATGGCGCGTGGCACGGCACCGACGCCGACCGCCTGTTTGCTGCACCGCTGTCGCCCATGTGCGCGCCGGCGATCGCTCCGCGTCTGCGGCGCCCGCAGGATCTTGCAAGCGAAACGCTGCTGCGCTCTTACCGAACTGACGAATGGAACAGCTGGTTTGCCGCTGCCGCCACACCCTGCCCGCCGATACGCGGTTTTGTGTTCGACTCGTCGCTGACGATGGCGGAAGCGGTGGCGCAGCAGGCGGGCGTGGCCTTACTACCGGTCAACATGTTCGAGCGTGAATTGCGTGAAGGACGGCTGGCCTGCCCGTTCGACATTTCCATCAGTCACGGCGCCTATTGGCTCACGCGTCTGAAGTCAAAACAGCCGACACCGGCGATGCTGGCGTTTCAGAACTGGCTTCTGGCGCACGCTGCAGAGGTAGAAGCAACGTCAGATTAA